AAAATTTCTGTTTTCTAGTACCGACAATTGAAGTGAATGAGTTTGAGTTGGATTCGAGGAATTTTCCTATACCAACCTATCCCACACAATCCCTCTATTTCACCACCTGCACCTTCTCAAAATACTGCCATCCCGAATCAGCCTGCAATTGAAGGATATACATACCAGCAGGTAATTCATTGACCGAAAATGCAATGCGCTGTTTCACACCATCTTCTACCTTTCCACCAAACAAGTTGGTAACTTCCTGTCCATTGAAGTTCAATAAACGTGCTTCAATGGCAGCTGATTTTTCCAAACTAAATTCGAGATAGGCTTCCTGCACAATGGGATTTGGATAGACTTCAATCCATTCCATTGCCGTATTTTCCAAGGCCGTTTTTCCAGCCTCTCTGCGGCAACCTGCACGAGATCGTCCGCCTCCAATGATTTCATCTCCGCCACGATACACATAAATGCTTTCGGTGGTGGTATTGCCAATGCAGTCCGTCACCACTACCGTATAAAACCCTGCTTTGAGTTTGGTAATCGTGGCTTTATCGCTCGTAAAACCGTCGGACCCTTCCCAAGCGTAGGCATACGGTTCGTTGGGCGCATCACACTTGATTCCGCCCTCAACAAACACCGAAATAGCTCCATCAAAATCAGCAGGGCAATGTTCGGGTGTCACTTCAAAACTTGATATGATTGGGAACGCACTACTCGAACTACTGTAAGCCAACACATTGCTGCAATTCCCAGCGTCTTTGATGCTCAAATTCCAAGTTGCACCTGTGGCATAGACCAGCCTGACTTGGCGGCAATTGGGATTACTGCTCGGAAATTCGTCAATTGTCGAAAATCCGCCTGTTGTTTGAAAATCGTAGTCGTAGGGCAGTTGTCCACCGCAAATTTCATAGATATGAATGTTGGAATTTTCGACACTGCTCACACTTTCTAAACGAAACGTTCCCAAGACCTTGAAGGGATTGGTCGCAACGACTTGAAAACAGCCTGCTTGTTCTGTTCCTATTGCAGTGATGGGCAGATGGGGATGGGTAATCAAGGAAGGAATGGGTGCGTCATCTGTTTTTTCGCTGTATGCATAGATTTGATAGGTTTTTGTTTCGGTAGGCGCATCAAAAATACCCGTTGTGTTGATGGCTTTGAAGCGTGGAGCATTGGGGTTGGTGACATCCCAAAGGGCATAATAAAGCGTATATCCTGCTGCTGTTTGGTGTGTATCATTGGTTGAAGCCTCCAACTCCTCCCCCATCAAACATCCGTCTTCTACATTGACAGTCAGGACTCCTGCTGATGCTTCGCATACTTCTGCCAAGAGTGAATAACCTATTTGCCATTGCAGCACATCAAGTGTTGGGTGGTCGGAAGAAATGGCGGAAGGATGGCTCAATATGGGACAAATTTGTGCTTTTAGGGGGATGGAACAAAAGATGTAGCCCAAACAGAAAAACAAAACAGTATAAACAAACAAAAAGGGTACTCGTTTTTTCATGATTTTTTGAAAATTTTGGAATTTACTTAAACTAAACAGTGGTGAGAGGGTTGCTATCTA
The Chitinophagales bacterium genome window above contains:
- a CDS encoding T9SS type A sorting domain-containing protein, giving the protein MKKRVPFLFVYTVLFFCLGYIFCSIPLKAQICPILSHPSAISSDHPTLDVLQWQIGYSLLAEVCEASAGVLTVNVEDGCLMGEELEASTNDTHQTAAGYTLYYALWDVTNPNAPRFKAINTTGIFDAPTETKTYQIYAYSEKTDDAPIPSLITHPHLPITAIGTEQAGCFQVVATNPFKVLGTFRLESVSSVENSNIHIYEICGGQLPYDYDFQTTGGFSTIDEFPSSNPNCRQVRLVYATGATWNLSIKDAGNCSNVLAYSSSSSAFPIISSFEVTPEHCPADFDGAISVFVEGGIKCDAPNEPYAYAWEGSDGFTSDKATITKLKAGFYTVVVTDCIGNTTTESIYVYRGGDEIIGGGRSRAGCRREAGKTALENTAMEWIEVYPNPIVQEAYLEFSLEKSAAIEARLLNFNGQEVTNLFGGKVEDGVKQRIAFSVNELPAGMYILQLQADSGWQYFEKVQVVK